The following are from one region of the Staphylococcus argenteus genome:
- a CDS encoding excalibur calcium-binding domain-containing protein: MNTENNKTQNQTDKSSERRGMLKGCGGCLISLILLIILISSCSMLIGNNDDSSSNKSSKTETSSKDKNKKEDKSQSDKNTDKDKQETDTTVTKENSESHQHDSTQSTPQEKSSNEETNTNDDDPQMNLNDNHKSKQNQQPTQPKTSPEPETNTQQSFSNCTELRKVYPNGVNAGHPAYRPHLDRDKDQRACEPGKG; this comes from the coding sequence TTGAATACTGAAAACAACAAGACTCAAAACCAAACTGATAAAAGTTCTGAAAGACGTGGCATGTTAAAAGGATGTGGTGGCTGCCTTATTTCTTTAATTTTATTAATTATCTTAATATCATCATGTTCAATGCTTATAGGTAACAATGACGATTCATCATCTAATAAATCGTCAAAGACAGAAACAAGCAGCAAAGACAAAAATAAGAAAGAAGATAAATCGCAATCCGATAAAAATACTGACAAAGATAAACAAGAAACAGACACAACAGTTACAAAGGAAAATTCAGAATCTCATCAACATGACAGTACACAATCTACACCTCAAGAGAAATCATCAAATGAAGAAACTAATACAAATGATGACGACCCACAAATGAACCTTAATGACAATCATAAGTCAAAACAAAATCAACAACCTACACAACCTAAGACTTCACCTGAACCAGAAACGAATACACAACAGTCATTTTCAAATTGTACGGAACTAAGAAAAGTTTATCCTAATGGTGTAAATGCAGGTCATCCAGCCTATCGACCTCATCTTGATAGAGATAAAGACCAACGTGCATGTGAACCAGGTAAAGGTTAA
- a CDS encoding DUF4352 domain-containing protein, producing MSNQFKSEEEKRQWEQFQAFQKHQNQQNQQFRQKKSRKGWFWGCGGCLVLFILIIIGISACTAGITGNLGGNNSKETNKTHKIGETVKNGDLEVTVNSVETMKSVGPSIAPTNAKGTFVVADVTIKNKGKEALTIDSSMFKLKTGDKTFEADNTGSMSANQNDNGSIENSFFLQRINPDSTAQGKIVFDVSENIANAKDKKLEVISSLFSVKKITFDLSDAKKTSKAKKENNDEDVATASSNNDNVNYEASATTPSTPSSANNDSEENEQSSKDEDKQDASQSDKSSVEKSESKSEPATAESAPQSKPVTSEAPPSQNNHNEDSMYDATTE from the coding sequence ATGAGTAATCAATTTAAAAGCGAAGAAGAAAAAAGGCAATGGGAACAATTCCAAGCCTTTCAAAAGCATCAAAACCAGCAAAATCAACAATTTAGACAGAAGAAATCTAGAAAAGGATGGTTCTGGGGTTGTGGTGGCTGTCTAGTACTATTTATTTTAATAATTATCGGTATTTCTGCATGCACAGCCGGTATCACTGGTAACCTTGGTGGAAATAATTCTAAGGAAACGAACAAAACCCATAAAATTGGTGAGACTGTAAAAAATGGTGATCTTGAAGTCACAGTTAATTCAGTTGAAACTATGAAATCAGTTGGACCCTCTATCGCACCAACAAATGCCAAAGGTACATTTGTCGTTGCTGATGTTACGATTAAAAATAAAGGTAAAGAAGCATTAACAATTGATAGTTCAATGTTTAAATTAAAAACTGGTGATAAAACATTTGAAGCAGATAATACAGGTTCAATGTCTGCTAACCAAAATGACAACGGTAGTATAGAAAATTCATTTTTCTTACAACGTATAAATCCAGATAGCACTGCTCAAGGTAAAATTGTTTTCGATGTGTCAGAAAACATAGCCAACGCAAAAGATAAAAAATTAGAAGTTATTTCTAGTTTATTTAGTGTCAAGAAGATTACATTTGATTTATCCGATGCTAAAAAAACATCAAAAGCTAAAAAAGAAAACAACGATGAGGACGTTGCTACTGCAAGTTCAAATAACGATAATGTAAATTATGAAGCTTCGGCTACTACACCTTCTACACCATCTAGTGCGAATAATGATTCTGAAGAAAATGAACAGTCTAGTAAAGATGAGGATAAACAGGATGCGTCTCAGAGTGATAAATCTAGTGTAGAAAAAAGTGAATCTAAATCGGAACCTGCTACTGCAGAATCAGCACCTCAAAGCAAACCTGTTACAAGTGAAGCACCACCTAGTCAAAATAATCACAATGAAGATAGTATGTACGATGCTACAACAGAATAA
- a CDS encoding DUF3969 family protein — protein MITFENIQQLENYTLMTMHGLFNQLKLGIISIDNAEHTLFTPYMIETLSYLGVKPDIIDLIHKGTELEDFAAFKLSIDDTVTVCLQRTEELLKQYKNVEFNDKILINWCIMQK, from the coding sequence ATGATAACATTTGAAAATATACAACAACTTGAAAATTACACCTTAATGACTATGCATGGTCTTTTTAATCAACTTAAACTCGGCATTATTTCAATCGACAATGCAGAGCATACGCTCTTTACACCTTATATGATAGAAACACTCTCTTACCTAGGTGTGAAACCCGACATTATCGATTTAATTCACAAAGGGACTGAGTTAGAAGACTTTGCAGCATTTAAGTTATCAATTGATGATACAGTTACAGTCTGTTTACAAAGAACTGAAGAACTATTAAAACAATACAAAAATGTTGAATTCAATGACAAAATATTAATCAATTGGTGCATTATGCAAAAGTAA
- the sprA1 gene encoding type I toxin-antitoxin system Fst family toxin SprA1/PepA1 has translation MMLIFVHIIAPVISGCAIAFFSYWLSRRNTK, from the coding sequence GTGATGCTTATTTTCGTTCACATCATAGCGCCAGTCATCAGTGGCTGTGCCATTGCGTTTTTTTCTTATTGGCTAAGTAGACGCAATACAAAATAG
- a CDS encoding DUF1433 domain-containing protein, whose protein sequence is MENKKIKILISCILILTLLLCFGYVTHKNKKNQYISTQEKRIDLYFKHNLNHYKSMKITKFQKSPVDAYFIKGYINNDKQYKFQAYINTGDEGNQFNSSIGYKEEKIGRLLKEKDAKDRLTVDEIIEKEHLDKSDYEAEPPLFFFSGPIE, encoded by the coding sequence ATGGAAAATAAAAAAATAAAAATATTGATTTCATGTATATTAATATTAACACTTTTATTGTGTTTTGGATATGTTACTCATAAAAATAAGAAGAATCAATATATTTCAACTCAAGAAAAACGAATCGATTTGTATTTTAAGCATAACCTGAATCACTATAAGTCTATGAAAATAACAAAGTTTCAAAAAAGTCCGGTGGATGCATACTTTATTAAAGGATATATAAATAATGATAAACAATATAAATTTCAGGCATATATAAATACAGGAGATGAAGGAAATCAGTTTAATAGTAGCATAGGGTATAAGGAAGAAAAAATAGGGCGATTATTGAAAGAGAAAGATGCTAAAGACCGATTAACAGTGGATGAAATAATTGAAAAAGAACACTTGGATAAAAGTGATTATGAAGCCGAGCCACCGTTATTTTTCTTTTCAGGTCCAATTGAATAA
- a CDS encoding WXG100 family type VII secretion target has protein sequence MSSKDAKKSQEEARLQQLKQEMRNSTDNMVSNAKNNVALKSQTLNEIIETINNSSQNLESTFEGKASEAAQQSINKLKNNNENLKQKFESLLNTMKING, from the coding sequence ATGAGCTCAAAAGATGCAAAAAAAAGTCAAGAAGAAGCTAGATTGCAACAATTAAAGCAAGAGATGCGTAATAGTACTGATAATATGGTTAGCAATGCTAAAAATAATGTAGCATTAAAATCTCAAACATTAAATGAAATCATTGAAACAATTAATAATTCTTCGCAAAATTTAGAAAGTACATTTGAAGGAAAAGCAAGCGAAGCAGCCCAACAAAGTATAAATAAACTCAAAAACAATAACGAAAATCTTAAACAAAAATTTGAATCCCTATTAAATACAATGAAGATAAATGGATAA
- a CDS encoding restriction endonuclease subunit S, whose protein sequence is MSNTGKMNVPELRFPGFEGEWEEKELRELRNPKDKYSYTGGPFGSDLKKSDYTTDGIQIIQLQNIGDGYFYNSNKVFTSNEKAEVLKSCNVFPGDIVIAKMADPIARAAIVPDNNIGKYLMASDGIRLSVDTVHFNTKFVLECINRKSFRKKVEDNSSGSTRMRIGLSTLGSLTLKTTTLKEQQKIGQFFSKLDRQIVLEEQKLELLQQQKKGYMQKIFSQELRFKDENGNDYPDWEEKQLGELSQIVRGASPRPIKDPKWFNKESDIGWLRISDVTNQNGKIYHLEQKLSIEGQEKTRVLVTTHLLLSIAASIGKPVMNFVKTGVHDGFLIFLKPKFNLFFMYYWLEYFKDKWSKYGQPGSQVNLNSEIVKSQTLNMPSNHEQEKVGQFFNRNEKLIELQQEKIMYIKRCKQVLLQKMFI, encoded by the coding sequence ATGAGTAATACAGGAAAAATGAACGTGCCAGAGTTGAGATTCCCAGGATTTGAAGGCGAATGGGAAGAGAAGGAATTAAGAGAGTTAAGAAACCCTAAGGATAAATATAGTTATACAGGTGGGCCTTTTGGCTCTGATTTAAAAAAATCTGACTATACAACTGATGGGATACAAATTATTCAACTTCAAAACATTGGAGATGGATATTTCTATAATAGTAATAAGGTCTTTACATCTAATGAGAAAGCAGAAGTACTTAAAAGTTGTAATGTATTTCCAGGAGATATAGTTATTGCTAAAATGGCAGATCCTATAGCAAGAGCAGCGATTGTACCGGATAATAATATAGGGAAATATCTAATGGCCTCAGATGGGATAAGATTAAGTGTTGACACAGTACATTTCAATACAAAGTTTGTACTTGAGTGTATAAATAGAAAAAGTTTTAGAAAAAAAGTTGAGGATAATAGTTCGGGGTCAACTCGAATGAGAATAGGACTAAGTACATTAGGTAGTCTAACTTTAAAAACCACAACACTAAAAGAACAACAAAAAATAGGACAATTCTTCAGCAAACTTGACCGACAAATTGTACTAGAAGAACAAAAACTTGAATTACTTCAACAACAGAAAAAAGGCTATATGCAGAAAATCTTTTCACAAGAATTGCGATTCAAAGATGAGAATGGTAATGATTATCCAGATTGGGAAGAGAAGCAATTAGGGGAATTATCACAAATTGTACGAGGGGCTTCTCCTAGACCTATTAAAGATCCTAAATGGTTTAATAAAGAATCAGATATAGGATGGCTAAGAATTTCTGATGTTACAAATCAAAACGGGAAAATTTATCATTTGGAACAAAAATTATCAATTGAAGGTCAAGAAAAAACAAGGGTTTTAGTAACAACACATTTATTATTAAGTATTGCGGCAAGTATTGGAAAACCTGTAATGAATTTTGTGAAAACGGGAGTTCATGATGGATTTTTAATATTTTTAAAGCCTAAGTTTAATTTATTCTTTATGTACTATTGGCTTGAATATTTCAAGGATAAATGGAGTAAATACGGTCAACCAGGTAGTCAGGTTAATTTAAATTCAGAAATTGTCAAATCTCAGACACTGAATATGCCAAGCAATCACGAACAAGAAAAAGTGGGACAGTTTTTTAATAGAAATGAAAAACTAATTGAATTGCAGCAAGAAAAAATAATGTATATCAAGCGATGTAAGCAGGTTTTACTTCAAAAAATGTTTATATAA
- a CDS encoding type I restriction-modification system subunit M, with amino-acid sequence MSITEKQRQQQAELHKKLWSIANDLRGNMDASEFRNYILGLIFYRFLSEKAEQEYTDALAGENITYQEAWVDEEYREDLKAELIDQVGYFIEPQDLFSAMIREIETQNFDIEHLATAIRKVETSTLGEESENDFIGLFSDMDLSSTRLGNNVKERTALISKVMINLDDLPFVHSDMEIDMLGDAYEFLIGRFAATAGKKAGEFYTPQQVSKILAKIVTDGKDKLRHVYDPTCGSGSLLLRVGKETKVYRYFGQERNNTTYNLARMNMLLHDVRYENFDIRNDDTLENPAFLGNAFDAVIANPPYSAKWSADSKFENDERFSGYGKLAPKSKADFAFIQHMVHYLDDEGTMAVVLPHGVLFRGAAEGVIRRYLIEEKNYLEAVIGLPANIFYGTSIPTCILVFKKCRQQDDNVLFIDASNDFEKGKNQNHLSDAQVDRIIDTYKRKETIDKYSYSATLQEIADNDYNLNIPRYVDTFEEEAPIDLDQVQQDLKNIDKEIAEVEQEINVYLKELGVLKDE; translated from the coding sequence ATGTCTATTACTGAAAAACAACGTCAGCAACAAGCTGAATTACATAAAAAATTATGGTCGATTGCGAATGATTTAAGAGGGAACATGGATGCGAGTGAATTCCGTAATTACATTTTAGGCTTGATTTTCTATCGCTTCCTATCTGAAAAAGCGGAACAAGAATACACAGATGCCTTGGCAGGTGAAAATATCACGTATCAAGAAGCATGGGTAGATGAAGAATACCGTGAAGATTTAAAAGCAGAATTAATTGACCAAGTCGGTTACTTCATTGAGCCACAAGATTTATTCAGCGCGATGATTCGTGAAATTGAAACACAAAATTTCGATATCGAACATCTGGCGACGGCAATTCGTAAAGTTGAAACATCGACATTAGGTGAAGAAAGTGAAAATGACTTTATCGGACTGTTCAGCGATATGGACTTGAGTTCAACGCGACTAGGTAACAATGTGAAAGAACGTACTGCACTAATCTCAAAAGTCATGATTAATCTTGACGATTTACCATTCGTTCACAGCGACATGGAAATTGATATGTTAGGCGATGCATACGAATTCCTTATCGGGCGTTTTGCGGCGACAGCAGGTAAAAAAGCAGGCGAGTTTTATACACCACAACAAGTATCTAAGATACTGGCGAAGATTGTCACAGACGGTAAAGATAAATTACGTCACGTGTATGACCCAACATGTGGTTCAGGTTCATTGCTGTTACGTGTTGGTAAAGAGACGAAAGTGTATCGTTATTTTGGCCAAGAACGTAACAATACCACATACAACTTAGCACGTATGAACATGTTGTTACATGATGTACGTTATGAAAATTTCGATATCCGTAATGATGACACGTTGGAAAATCCAGCCTTTTTAGGCAATGCATTTGATGCGGTTATAGCGAACCCACCATACAGTGCGAAATGGTCAGCAGATTCAAAATTTGAAAATGACGAACGCTTCAGCGGTTACGGCAAACTTGCGCCAAAATCCAAAGCAGACTTTGCCTTTATTCAACACATGGTACATTATCTAGACGATGAAGGTACCATGGCAGTTGTACTACCACATGGTGTATTATTCCGTGGTGCCGCAGAAGGTGTCATTCGTCGCTATTTAATCGAAGAAAAGAACTACTTAGAAGCTGTGATTGGCTTACCAGCCAATATTTTCTATGGGACAAGTATTCCAACATGTATTTTAGTATTTAAAAAATGTCGCCAACAAGACGACAACGTACTATTTATCGATGCATCCAATGATTTTGAAAAAGGAAAAAATCAAAACCATTTAAGCGACGCCCAAGTCGATCGCATTATTGACACATATAAGCGTAAAGAAACGATTGATAAATATAGCTACAGCGCGACATTACAAGAAATTGCCGATAACGATTACAACCTAAACATACCGAGATATGTCGATACATTCGAAGAAGAAGCGCCAATTGATTTAGATCAAGTCCAACAAGATTTGAAAAATATCGACAAAGAAATCGCAGAAGTTGAACAAGAAATCAATGTATACCTGAAAGAACTTGGGGTGTTGAAAGATGAGTAA
- a CDS encoding DUF4888 domain-containing protein codes for MNTKLLGKTLVASALVLTTLGTGFHSSYLGLDTNKVVKTAKADSLTDGQLWLGVKKSLIDAQIISGNKDEEVKVSYVRNDGQSSSVTAHGDTNNDFFNKPSDFSKLSKIDITRVNIGGNDFNTTLSGKEAWEKLTKNLLENGLVKNGESVTIFNTDTSKSTVTSVTGKVGEGVTSGGENTLTKRFIDKITIE; via the coding sequence ATGAATACAAAATTGTTAGGTAAGACATTAGTAGCCAGCGCATTAGTTTTAACGACATTAGGAACAGGATTTCATTCTTCATACTTAGGATTAGATACAAATAAAGTTGTTAAAACAGCAAAAGCAGATAGTTTAACTGATGGGCAATTATGGCTAGGCGTTAAAAAATCTCTAATTGATGCACAAATTATTAGCGGAAATAAAGATGAAGAGGTTAAAGTTAGTTATGTACGTAATGATGGACAATCAAGTAGTGTAACTGCACATGGTGATACTAACAATGACTTTTTCAATAAACCAAGTGATTTCTCCAAGTTATCAAAAATTGATATTACAAGAGTGAATATTGGGGGGAATGATTTTAATACTACACTTTCTGGAAAAGAAGCATGGGAAAAATTGACGAAGAACCTTCTTGAAAATGGATTAGTAAAAAATGGTGAAAGCGTTACAATATTTAATACTGACACTTCAAAGTCAACAGTGACTTCTGTTACTGGTAAAGTGGGAGAAGGAGTAACTAGTGGTGGCGAAAACACATTGACTAAACGCTTCATCGACAAAATCACAATCGAATAA
- a CDS encoding DUF6978 family protein: protein MKLKLNDKDFNYLLNLSKEILEQYNIKLVDTCKGDISITSTNTEYCFILSYFLKPGKATINFRECRYNHCLLRINLNDGFHKNSNNVKIRGNRINIFSEKEFKEKDDGKTYMVAYPLPYKLFEDSSDFIKQLFTMLKYTKTNHNDNIKIETNIFMRW, encoded by the coding sequence ATGAAGTTGAAACTGAATGATAAAGATTTCAATTATTTACTAAATTTAAGTAAAGAAATACTTGAACAATACAACATTAAATTAGTTGACACTTGTAAGGGAGATATTAGCATTACGTCAACTAACACTGAATATTGTTTTATTTTAAGTTATTTTTTAAAGCCCGGAAAAGCAACTATAAATTTTAGAGAATGTCGTTACAATCATTGTTTGTTAAGAATAAATCTTAATGACGGTTTTCATAAAAACTCTAATAATGTGAAAATAAGAGGAAATAGAATTAATATATTTTCTGAAAAGGAATTTAAAGAAAAAGATGATGGAAAAACATATATGGTTGCATATCCTTTACCCTATAAATTATTTGAAGATAGCTCTGATTTTATTAAGCAATTATTTACAATGCTTAAATATACAAAAACTAATCATAATGATAATATTAAAATTGAAACTAATATATTTATGAGGTGGTGA
- a CDS encoding DUF1828 domain-containing protein, whose product MNGNIIKSISEDYFDYLQTESKFVPLENETIEFYSPIVDYFGDSISVNISFSENRYKLTDHGETLWNMEQFGIDLTSHKKQKKYQLLNNIVQNYGLVIENKSINFYTNRKYLSQAIHDYVLAISEISYLGILKKENIKSLFKDEVMQYFLSNRKIYPNVFPEFKVEGKSKLIHSFEAVFPGETTEYVKTIKRIDKNNAKNALFDWEDVEVHRNKNFDSNARLNIITEHQDDISEAVSTMLSQYNVEVFSLENKKQLENKFSRT is encoded by the coding sequence ATGAATGGCAACATAATTAAATCTATTAGTGAGGACTATTTTGATTATTTACAAACAGAATCAAAATTTGTCCCATTAGAAAACGAGACTATAGAATTTTATTCACCTATCGTTGATTATTTTGGAGATTCTATTTCTGTTAATATATCTTTTTCAGAGAATCGATATAAACTAACTGATCATGGAGAAACATTGTGGAACATGGAGCAATTTGGTATAGATTTAACTAGTCATAAAAAACAAAAAAAGTATCAACTCCTCAATAACATCGTACAAAATTATGGTCTAGTCATTGAAAACAAAAGCATAAACTTTTATACAAATCGAAAATACTTATCTCAAGCTATTCATGATTACGTTTTGGCTATTTCAGAGATTAGTTATTTGGGGATATTAAAAAAAGAAAATATTAAGTCATTATTTAAAGACGAAGTGATGCAATATTTTCTATCGAATAGAAAGATTTATCCTAATGTATTTCCCGAATTTAAGGTTGAGGGAAAATCAAAGTTAATCCATAGTTTCGAAGCAGTATTTCCAGGAGAAACTACAGAGTATGTTAAAACAATTAAACGAATCGATAAAAACAATGCAAAAAATGCCCTTTTCGATTGGGAAGATGTTGAAGTACATAGAAACAAAAATTTCGATTCAAATGCTAGACTAAATATCATAACAGAACATCAAGATGATATTAGTGAAGCAGTTTCAACTATGCTGTCTCAATATAATGTAGAAGTATTTTCATTAGAAAATAAAAAACAACTAGAAAATAAGTTCAGTAGAACATAA
- a CDS encoding DUF4041 domain-containing protein — translation MKKEILKKQWVIWTILVTSFFSIGTPGIAIIPFSLSIYALSKLILVNKFVEPDLVTLQNLKEKNKSINIENQKIKREIQELKNLKKDLISSIEEGTKELEHITSYLNDELFKYDIELTYPFDLVEVDSSQINTYIKKLQMKEKELLNLEEVKIFNVSTENKRHQNAQAKQIIRLFNAETSQLINKVNCKNIESMQNKIFKSYEGINKIFETDNVRIPETLLDIKLEMLDLMHKYQVKIEDEKIIRREERARLKEIEQAEKEMEKKLKELDKDIRHHNNEIKKLTMYLNNTDLHVEKELYIEKIRELDQSLKYLNSERENVEDRKVNAQSGFVYIISNIGSFGENVYKIGVTRRLEPMDRINELSSASVPFEFDVHALIFSENAFELENKLHEYFKKYKVNKVNGRKEFFKVNINEIKDKVLSEHNSTVQFIDEPKAIQYRETLRLTSL, via the coding sequence ATGAAAAAAGAAATTTTAAAAAAGCAATGGGTAATATGGACAATCTTAGTAACATCTTTCTTTAGTATAGGAACACCAGGTATAGCAATAATCCCATTCAGTTTATCAATATATGCATTATCTAAATTAATACTTGTTAATAAATTTGTAGAACCGGATTTAGTAACACTTCAAAACTTGAAAGAAAAAAATAAAAGTATCAACATTGAAAATCAAAAAATTAAGCGTGAAATACAAGAATTGAAGAACCTAAAAAAAGATTTAATATCTAGTATAGAAGAAGGTACTAAAGAACTTGAACACATTACTAGTTATTTAAATGATGAATTATTTAAATATGATATAGAATTAACTTATCCCTTTGATTTAGTTGAAGTAGACTCATCTCAAATTAATACATATATTAAAAAATTACAAATGAAAGAAAAAGAATTACTAAATCTTGAAGAAGTGAAAATATTTAATGTTTCTACAGAGAATAAGAGACATCAAAATGCACAGGCCAAGCAAATCATACGATTATTTAATGCTGAAACTTCTCAATTAATTAATAAAGTAAATTGCAAAAATATCGAAAGCATGCAGAACAAAATATTTAAAAGTTATGAAGGGATAAATAAAATATTTGAAACGGATAATGTACGTATTCCTGAAACTTTACTTGACATAAAACTTGAGATGTTAGATTTAATGCACAAATATCAAGTTAAAATAGAAGATGAAAAAATCATAAGAAGAGAAGAACGAGCTAGATTGAAAGAAATAGAACAAGCAGAAAAAGAAATGGAGAAAAAACTAAAAGAGCTTGATAAAGACATTAGACACCACAATAATGAAATCAAAAAGCTGACAATGTATTTAAATAACACAGATTTACATGTCGAAAAAGAATTATATATTGAAAAGATTAGAGAATTAGATCAATCACTCAAGTATTTAAATTCTGAAAGAGAAAATGTAGAGGACAGAAAAGTTAATGCTCAATCAGGATTTGTTTATATAATATCAAATATCGGTTCATTTGGAGAAAATGTTTATAAGATTGGTGTAACCCGTAGATTAGAACCAATGGATAGAATTAATGAATTAAGTAGCGCATCTGTTCCCTTTGAATTCGATGTGCACGCTTTAATTTTCTCTGAAAATGCTTTTGAGCTTGAAAACAAATTACACGAATACTTTAAAAAATATAAAGTTAATAAAGTTAACGGAAGAAAAGAATTCTTTAAAGTTAATATTAATGAAATTAAAGATAAAGTTTTATCAGAACACAATAGCACAGTTCAATTCATTGACGAACCAAAAGCTATACAATACAGAGAAACTTTAAGATTAACTTCACTCTAA
- a CDS encoding DUF6978 family protein, with product MIRFDVKGSDHANPPNNERIPTPHIHIYTEEYNNGGIAIPLKDIKDLELTDEIMESLEFFMKYPNIKHDNVIIEPRLL from the coding sequence ATGATTAGGTTCGATGTTAAAGGTAGTGATCATGCAAATCCACCAAATAACGAAAGAATACCTACGCCACATATACACATTTATACTGAAGAATATAATAATGGTGGTATTGCAATCCCATTAAAAGATATTAAAGATTTAGAATTAACAGATGAAATTATGGAATCATTAGAGTTCTTTATGAAGTATCCTAATATAAAACACGATAATGTTATAATAGAACCAAGATTACTGTAA
- a CDS encoding DUF1828 domain-containing protein, whose translation MKTIEEKMNEYFNWLKQNYIFKELDSSTEITTPFKNHLNDFIRIYADTLPNNEIRLSDDGLTINELEMLGIDINTKTRTKLIQSILNQFNLKLVDKEITADIKNESFAQSKHNLIQGILKIYDLTLTTKSNVTNMFYEEVFEFLYDQEIRGLAQVSVSGESGLKYSIDYIVSETKSQPEKLVNFTNNLDFNKITNEAYIYRDIKPNRPSRNNLEPIMLIIVNDIDYPINDRAQTVAVHENLEILKWSNKSKIIETLTS comes from the coding sequence GTGAAAACTATCGAAGAAAAAATGAACGAATATTTCAACTGGTTAAAACAAAACTATATCTTCAAAGAATTAGATAGTTCTACAGAAATTACTACTCCATTTAAAAATCATTTGAATGATTTTATTAGAATATATGCTGATACATTACCAAATAATGAAATTCGTCTATCTGATGACGGATTAACGATTAATGAATTAGAAATGTTGGGTATTGATATAAACACAAAAACGAGAACTAAACTGATACAGAGTATTTTAAATCAATTTAATTTAAAATTAGTTGATAAAGAAATTACAGCAGATATTAAAAATGAGAGTTTTGCTCAGTCTAAACATAATTTAATTCAAGGTATATTGAAAATTTATGACCTTACCTTAACTACTAAATCTAATGTTACAAACATGTTCTATGAAGAAGTATTTGAATTCTTATATGACCAAGAAATAAGAGGATTAGCACAAGTTTCTGTTTCTGGAGAATCAGGTTTAAAATATTCTATTGATTATATTGTTTCAGAAACAAAATCACAACCAGAAAAACTAGTTAATTTTACAAATAACTTAGATTTTAACAAAATAACAAATGAAGCATATATTTATCGAGACATCAAACCAAACAGACCATCCAGAAACAATTTAGAACCTATAATGTTAATAATAGTAAATGATATAGATTATCCGATAAATGATAGAGCACAAACTGTAGCAGTACATGAGAACCTTGAGATTTTAAAATGGTCTAATAAATCAAAAATCATTGAAACTTTAACCTCATAA